The sequence CTAACCTCGTaaccccagttcacttcagctagctcagctttcatgcctacataattgctcttatttaagtttaaaattctagtCTTAGACCcaacaaagaacaaaaagaacaaagataattacagcacaggaacaggcccttcggccctccaagcctgcgccgatccagatcctctctcttctctttttcaaactggatgtaaaatttgtatgttcgtatgaatggGCCATGTTACCCTGGACAAGTGGAGCAATCTTTAAATGCTCTCTGTTGTACTGTAATGAGTAAGAGGGATGACTAGAACACAATCTTTTTTGCTAGGAAAACATTTTCAGGATCAATTTCCACAAAACCAAAGCAGCCAAAGCCTAGCCTAGAAAAGCTTTGCAGGCTGCTGCACCACCTGAATTGTGGCACAGTGACAGGATCATTAGCATAGAAAAAACAGGCACCATGTTCATTACAGTGCTCCCTGAGCATCCATTCTAGAGTGGATCTGGAATTGTAGAGCAGCAGCTTGCTGCTCCATTCAGACAGAGGGGAGGTGTGCAGGCTACTCTGGGTGAAGGAGGTTCTGTTCTTTGGCCATACAGTAGCTAGAACAGGTAGGAAATGTCATTCCTCCAGTTCCTCCGCTCACAGTGAGACCATAATGAATTAATCTTTGTGTAGACAATAACCTTTTTGGGAGAATATGTAAAAGTGAATATACTGTAATAGCACCATTTTCATTTGTTTAGCTTTTTAATAACTAAGCTCAGCAATAAATGTCATATCATTGGATCCTTCATAATTGTTAGATAGGAAAACCCAAGATTTAGGATTTTGATCTAACACCATCATGGGACCACTAACCCCACTAAAACTGAAACAGTTCCACCTTAAGGCAGAGATGTGAAATGTGGCTTTGCTAATGTAtacaacaaaacttgcatttacCAAGTTAAAGGCGCtgtgtaaaacatcccatggcgctGAAGAAGTGTAGTAAGACACATATTGGCATTGAGCCAAAAAAGGAGACATTAGCACAGGTCAAAGATGTAAGTCTGAAAagcagagaggtgaagaggtttagggaggaaatttcagagcttaggacctaaaCAGCTGCCAATGGCGAGGTGAAGGAAGTTttggggttggtgggggagggagatgcacaagaggccagagttggaggaacacattggaaggggttgtaggaggttacagaggctACATTTGGAGAACaagtgcgggtggggggggggaggaatgtgaATTTTGTATACTTCCATATGAATCTAATTGATCCACAATGCAATGCAAAATATAGTCTTTGGATTTCACCCACTCTTaaattctcacttgtctgccatcTTTTTAGGAAAGAAACAAGCCTGCACTCTTTTACTTAAAGCACAAAGAACACAAGCTGCAACACTGGTAAAAATCAGATGAACTGTTACTTAATAGAAGATACATTTAATTTGTTGCACTCATATTTTCATGTAGCTTCTACAATTTCAAAAGGCAAGCATGATTTCTGATAGGTTTCTACATAGAAAAGTCATCTTTTTTACATGAAGACAAAGTAATGAATTGGAAcaaaaatataataaataataaaccATATGGACAATGGCAATTTTCATTTTTACACACATCCTCTATTAAGTGTTTAAATTGGTTAAAACTGGTGTTATAatgtagaaagagagagaaaaagagcgcaagagagagagaaagagaaagagaaattgcatttacataacatctttaacaacctcaagatgtcccgaagtgcttcacagccattgAAGCGTATTTCAagcgtagtcacagttgtaatgtagtgtAATGTGACAGTTAATTTATGCTCAGCAAagtcccataaatagcaatgagaCAATGAGAGAACTCCCACGCTCTTCTTCaactagtgccatggaatctttcacgtccacctgaaagggcagacaaatATTCAGTTTAATGTCTCTTTTAAGGGACTGATGTCTGGTCAACTAGGACATGGACTTGCATTTACTGCACTGACCTTCAATAATGCAGTGGGCATACCAATAGAGATTGCATGGATGTTGCAATTCAAATCTTGATGAACCATAAATCAGCACGTAGCCATCAACACAGATGCTTAAATTGCAAGGATATTCTCTTCATGATTAACACAATATGTCATAATAAAGGTTAATCAGACTTCTGTAAACTTAAATATTTTTTTCCAGCATGAGTTTATATCTGAAACTTTTTCTTTAATTCTAAGGAATTTCTTTTGTGAGCATTTTGTCTTGCTGTTGGCTGCTGTTTTAGTTGGCGTCTTTGGTTTCCTGTTGCGATTTTTTCTGCGTTGCTGTCAAAATGCGAACAGAGATTAGATCCAAACATCTCAGTAACAAAAACATTTATTTTAATTATTACTACTTTTAATTCAAAATACATCACAAAGGTAACAATATACTTGGTCACTGCATGCTTAATCATGCATAACTTTAGAACAAAATGCAAATAATATATTTTTGCTTTATTGCACTTAAAAGGTACACTGTCAATTCAAATTCAGCTGCTTAATTGAAGACCAGAGATTACTATTTAAATGTATAGGCAAATATTATAAATGACATTTCTTTGTCCATATTTAATCCTCTTATTTTAAGCAAGTTAATGTCCATGTTAAAATAGAAAATAAAAGAGTCATACAAATGCTTTAAGGATTCAGATACCCATGTCAGAACCAGTAAATTTCTCACTATAATAATGTCATCAACAGATCAGTGATTATTATACTTAAAATGAAAACTTTAGTAATGGATTGTGCAACCTCTTAAATGTGATAGACAGAAGAGCCCTGAAAAACTGAGCACATTCTCATCAATTTGATCCCAGAGTGATGTCAGAATTTGCCCATCAGTGACCTCTGGCACTGAGACTGCAAAGGTTTGTAGGATTGGGGAAGTCACCTAATTTAAATAATGGCAGTGGATATCAACACCACTAGGGGTTCACCATGGGCACCTGTCAACCAGAAGAAGCTGAAAATAGAGGACTGGTTCTGGCGAAGGAAATGTACTCTGAAATGATTCTTTATCTGTGCCCATTGATTCTCTTTGCCCAAATTTATCACCTCCCCCTTACAAAGTTTATCTGTTTTTTGTGGGTCCGGGCCAGAACCAAGACCTTGTTGGGCAGATATTCCATCCTTAACAAGATCCGTTGAAAGTTTCCGGGAAAGGCCAGGACCTGACTTCTTCAGGTATCAGTCTAGCTTGTAGCATTTCCAACACAACTCCTGCCAGAGGATTGACAGGAGGGCCATGAATTTAGGCAGCAAGATAATTAACATTAATAGAACTACAGAAGTGCTTTCGAGAAGTCTAAAATATGTCTGATTAAATTATTTCCACTTTTTTGAAAAAACTGCCAATGAAGAATATTGCATGTCTTATATTTCTGCAATTATATTTGATAACATAAAAACCTGGAAATCTCCAGATATAATTTGGAAACATACATAATTTGAAACTACAAACACCACAGAGTTTTCTAATAGGTTATGTGCATAGATATAGTAACAGTATTAATGCTTCTAACAATCAATAGCATGGTTTATCATTACCCTAGTTCAATGGTCTCAGCCAGCGATACAGTGGTCAGTAGAGAGTGACCACAAGTGCTCATTGTAATATTTCTTGTCCTAAGACACTGAAACCCCAACTGGTGAGATCAGCTGATTCAAAGCAGGGGTGCAAATTGGTGGGACAATATTTTAAAAAAACCTATTTGTTCTTGCTATGATCCGGGCAAAGGGTTTTACGACTCAGACACAGAGCAACTAGTCATAGTAtggtgggactggaatcacatgtagaccagaccaggtagagGTGACAGATTAAGGCACATTAAAGAAACAGTTGAGTTTTTACAAGACCTTTCATGATCACTTTTCCAGATTACCAGAGCGTGCAATTTAccatttgaacacacaacctcttGATAGCTAGTGCAGAAACGTTAATTAGTATGAGAACAAAGAATTAAGAGGTGATAACTGTTAAAACAGACAGTGATATGGTGTGCTGATTAGGAGACAAATTAAATGTTTTTTGCGGATAAATCAATAAAACCAATTACTACAGTACACAGCTTTAGTATAAAGAGGAACTGAGTTTCATTATCAGAGCACAAATCATAAAAAGGTTGCATAGTGACCAGTGTAAGCCATTGATCAGAACCCATCTGGAGAATGGTATTCATTTATTGTCACCTAATCATGGGAAGGATATAATTTCCCTTGAGAGAATACAGGAGTGAACAACAGATGGTTCCAAGTAAAAGGAATTGATGTTACAAGGAAAATTTAAGGACTTTTTTTCTCTTTAGAGGAAAAAAGGAGACTTCAAGATGATATAGCTCATGTTTTCAAGATTATGAAGTGAATTGACCAAATTGATCAGGGAAAGCACTCAATCTGGTGAAGGATTTGCAAGCCAGGAAGATAAATTAAAATTAGCAGCAAGAAGGGAAATCATGAAGAAGTTTCTTCATCAAAAAGGGTAATAAGAGTTGTGGAATaaagaaaaacttgtatttaaGTACCACAAGTGCTAGGAAGGCAAATATAATCGctgtgttgctgtttgtgggatcttgccgtttGCAATGAGATGAATCAGAAATAGTTATTTTATTTTTGGTCGTATTCATTAAGGAAGGGATGTTTATCACTAggtctccttgctcttctttgaatactaTCATGGGATTTTTAACGCCGCTCTGTATCATCATCAGTTTAATCTCACATCCAAATGGTGTCacttttgacaatgcagcacttcctcaatactgcactggactgtcagcacaGAATAGAGAGATAATTTCTAATTTTACACACCCAGGCTCATTCATTTTGAGCAGTAATCTGGGCAGCTGAGGTACACAGTTTACTGGCCGTTAATTTGTCAGGAGCACCAAAGTTGGAAAATGATCTCTTTTGTGCTCCAGTTCTTGACGGGGGCTTGAGCCCATGATCAGAAATGAACAAGATATCGAGTTAAATTGACACGTTGAAGACTGTTGAAGTGGATAGTATAAATTGGTTCAAGAGACAATTGGATGCATTTTCAAAGAGAGGAGTGGCATATGTAATGGTAAGACAGATAGGTTTGGATGATCTATTCTGAAGAGGTTTGTTTACAACAAATGGCTAAAAATTCTTATGCTGTAAATGTGATTCTATCATATTAAGCAATGCATCTCTGTTACAGGGTATAGCTGTGCACACTTGGGATCTTGTGGAGAATGTGAGGCTTCTGGAGTTGGGCCCAAAAGGCAGGAGGAACCCTGCCTCGGCCTTCTTGTGCAAacaccactgcccctcccccaccccggagcgatcctccgttGTTCCGGAGGCTACGTTTCCAGCGccaggatctctgtccctttaaagacagggatcccacctccaagatgtGCCAGCCAATCActaggccagcagctcagcagtatccagGACCCAGGCCCAATGCTGGAGACCAGGagttcaggtaagtgaggtggggttgccagggtcagtccagaaggccccggtgaagggggtgggtgggttgccagggtcagtccagaaggccccggtgaagggggtgggtggggtgggggtaggcGTGAAGTCCAGGGGTGGGGGGCGGTTTCTATGTAGGTGGACATTTTGCCAGCGGTCAGATCCCATCggcggcaggaataggcccttaagttAATAGGCCTATCCCGCTTCTGGCAAAATCGCTTGGTGATGGGGGTGGCGATGggccttccaccccccaccccctactgccacctgttgcaattctatgggcccccctgcctccaACCCCGCCTCAGGGGTGCCCATAAAATCCTGCCCTCAGCTTTTCTCTTAAGTTTTTAGAATACAATAAAACATGATGTAACCAAATCTTGCTGACATACCTTTTGACTTTTGCAACTGCATTTCAGTGTTTTTTCAGTTTTTCTGGATAAGATTATTATCTCCTCATTAAAGTCAAAGTTATTTTGCTTAGCAATGTAAAGTACAGAGCATGTCAAGTGGTGGACTGAATTAATTTCCTAGAACA comes from Heterodontus francisci isolate sHetFra1 chromosome 5, sHetFra1.hap1, whole genome shotgun sequence and encodes:
- the LOC137369616 gene encoding uncharacterized protein isoform X2, encoding MILLIPNFALSCKNRNLNMTEVMNDFQYVIFQDLQNLLALLDSHSYNSCRKPQKSKLSHCLDGMEINSVHHLTCSVLYIAKQNNFDFNEEIIILSRKTEKTLKCSCKSQKQRRKNRNRKPKTPTKTAANSKTKCSQKKFLRIKEKVSDINSCWKKIFKFTEV
- the LOC137369616 gene encoding interleukin-7-like isoform X1: MTNVFFRCILGIPSLMILLIPNFALSCKNRNLNMTEVMNDFQYVIFQDLQNLLALLDSHSYNSCRKPQKSKLSHCLDGMEINSVHHLTCSVLYIAKQNNFDFNEEIIILSRKTEKTLKCSCKSQKQRRKNRNRKPKTPTKTAANSKTKCSQKKFLRIKEKVSDINSCWKKIFKFTEV